From Oncorhynchus tshawytscha isolate Ot180627B linkage group LG11, Otsh_v2.0, whole genome shotgun sequence, the proteins below share one genomic window:
- the LOC112261765 gene encoding methylmalonate-semialdehyde dehydrogenase [acylating], mitochondrial isoform X3: protein MCYSSSVPTTKLFINGKFVESKTSEWLDIHNPATNEVIARVPKATQEEMLSAVDSCSQSYHSWSETSILARQQIFLRYQQLIKDNIKELARSITLEQGKTLADAEGDVFRGLQVVEHTCSITSLMLGETLPSITKDMDTYTYRLPIGVCAGIAPFNFPAMIPLWMFPMGMVCGNTYLLKPSERVPACTMLLAKMLQDAGMPDGTLNIIHGQHDAVNFICDHPAIKAISFVGSNQAGEYIYERGSKNGKRVQSNMGAKNHGVVMPDANKETTLNQLVGAAFGAAGQRCMALSTAILVGEARSWLPELVDRAKALRVNAGDQAGVDVGPLISPQAKERVNSLIQSGVDEGAQLLLDGRNVKVQGYENGNFVGPTIICNVTPQMKCYTEEIFGPVLVVLEAESLDDAISLVNNNPYGNGTAIFTTNGATARKYTHKVDVGQIGVNVPIPVPLPMFSFTGSRGSFRGDTNFYGKQGIQFYTQIKTVTSQWKAEDSTVKTPAVSMPTMGR, encoded by the exons ATGTGTTACTCCTCCTCAGTG CCCACCACAAAGTTGTTTATTAATGGGAAGTTCGTTGAATCCAAGACTTCAGAATGGTTAGATATTCACAATCCG GCCACCAACGAGGTGATAGCCCGCGTCCCCAAGGCTACACAGGAAGAGATGCTGTCTGCTGTGGACTCCTGCTCACAGTCCTACCACTCCTGGTCTGAAACCTCCATCTTGGCACGCCAACAGATCTTTCTGCGCTATCAGCAGCTTATCAAGGACAACATT AAAGAGCTTGCCAGGAGCATTACTCTGGAGCAGGGCAAGACCCTGGCAGATGCAGAAGGGGATGTGTTCAGAGGATTGC AGGTGGTGGAGCACACATGCAGCATCACCTCCCTGATGCTGGGGGAGACTCTGCCCTCCATCACAAAAGACATGGACACCTACACCTACCGCCTGCCCATCGGGGTGTGTGCCGGCATCGCCCCCTTCAACTTCCCCGCCATGATCCCTCTGTGGATGTTCCCCATGGGCATGGTGTGTGGCAACACCTACCTGCTGAAGCCCTCAGAGCGGGTGCCAGCCTGCACCATGCTGTTGGCCAAGATGCTGCAGGATGCTGGGATGCCAGACGGGACCCTGAACATCATCCATGGCCAGCACGACG CTGTCAACTTCATCTGTGATCATCCGGCCATCAAGGCTATCAGCTTTGTGGGCTCTAACCAAGCCGGAGAGTACATCTATGAGAGGGGATCTAAAAATGGCAAGAGAGTACAGTCCAACATG GGAGCAAAGAACCATGGTGTGGTGATGCCTGATGCAAATAAGGAGACCACTCTGAACCAGCTGGTGGGTGCAGCTTTCGGGGCAGCAGGGCAGCGCTGCATGGCCCTCTCCACGGCCATCCTGGTGGGCGAGGCCCGCAGCTGGCTGCCTGAACTGGTGGATCGTGCAAAAGCTCTGCGAGTTAATGCAG GGGACCAGGCAGGTGTGGACGTGGGGCCCCTGATCTCCCCTCAGGCCAAGGAAAGGGTCAACAGCCTGATTCAGAGTGGGGTGGATGAGGGAGCTCAGCTGCTGCTCGACGGCAGGAATGTCAAAGTCCAGGGCTATGAGAATGGCAACTTTGTGGGGCCCACCATCATTTGCAATGTCACA CCCCAGATGAAGTGCTATACTGAGGAGATCTTTGGGCCTGTCCTGGTTGTACTGGAGGCTGAATCCTTGGATGACGCCATCAGCCTTGTTAACAATAACCCTTATGGCAATGGCACAGCTATCTTCACCACCAACGGAGCCACAGCACGCAAATACACTCACAAGGTGGATGTAGGCCAG ATTGGGGTGAATGTTCCCATCCCTGTTCCTCTGCCCATGTTCTCCTTCACTGGCTCAAGAGGTTCCTTCAGAGGAGACACCAACTTCTACGGCAAACAA GGCATCCAGTTTTACACACAGATCAAAACTGTTACTTCACAATGGAAGGCCGAAGACTCAACCGTGAAAACCCCTGCAGTTTCCATGCCAACCATGGGACGCTAA
- the LOC112261765 gene encoding methylmalonate-semialdehyde dehydrogenase [acylating], mitochondrial isoform X1, which translates to MATTVMRSLLKKWQVPLQVRHMCYSSSVPTTKLFINGKFVESKTSEWLDIHNPATNEVIARVPKATQEEMLSAVDSCSQSYHSWSETSILARQQIFLRYQQLIKDNIKELARSITLEQGKTLADAEGDVFRGLQVVEHTCSITSLMLGETLPSITKDMDTYTYRLPIGVCAGIAPFNFPAMIPLWMFPMGMVCGNTYLLKPSERVPACTMLLAKMLQDAGMPDGTLNIIHGQHDAVNFICDHPAIKAISFVGSNQAGEYIYERGSKNGKRVQSNMGAKNHGVVMPDANKETTLNQLVGAAFGAAGQRCMALSTAILVGEARSWLPELVDRAKALRVNAGDQAGVDVGPLISPQAKERVNSLIQSGVDEGAQLLLDGRNVKVQGYENGNFVGPTIICNVTPQMKCYTEEIFGPVLVVLEAESLDDAISLVNNNPYGNGTAIFTTNGATARKYTHKVDVGQIGVNVPIPVPLPMFSFTGSRGSFRGDTNFYGKQGIQFYTQIKTVTSQWKAEDSTVKTPAVSMPTMGR; encoded by the exons ATGGCAACGACTGTAATGAGGTCACTGTTGAAGAAATGG CAGGTACCTCTTCAGGTCAGGCACATGTGTTACTCCTCCTCAGTG CCCACCACAAAGTTGTTTATTAATGGGAAGTTCGTTGAATCCAAGACTTCAGAATGGTTAGATATTCACAATCCG GCCACCAACGAGGTGATAGCCCGCGTCCCCAAGGCTACACAGGAAGAGATGCTGTCTGCTGTGGACTCCTGCTCACAGTCCTACCACTCCTGGTCTGAAACCTCCATCTTGGCACGCCAACAGATCTTTCTGCGCTATCAGCAGCTTATCAAGGACAACATT AAAGAGCTTGCCAGGAGCATTACTCTGGAGCAGGGCAAGACCCTGGCAGATGCAGAAGGGGATGTGTTCAGAGGATTGC AGGTGGTGGAGCACACATGCAGCATCACCTCCCTGATGCTGGGGGAGACTCTGCCCTCCATCACAAAAGACATGGACACCTACACCTACCGCCTGCCCATCGGGGTGTGTGCCGGCATCGCCCCCTTCAACTTCCCCGCCATGATCCCTCTGTGGATGTTCCCCATGGGCATGGTGTGTGGCAACACCTACCTGCTGAAGCCCTCAGAGCGGGTGCCAGCCTGCACCATGCTGTTGGCCAAGATGCTGCAGGATGCTGGGATGCCAGACGGGACCCTGAACATCATCCATGGCCAGCACGACG CTGTCAACTTCATCTGTGATCATCCGGCCATCAAGGCTATCAGCTTTGTGGGCTCTAACCAAGCCGGAGAGTACATCTATGAGAGGGGATCTAAAAATGGCAAGAGAGTACAGTCCAACATG GGAGCAAAGAACCATGGTGTGGTGATGCCTGATGCAAATAAGGAGACCACTCTGAACCAGCTGGTGGGTGCAGCTTTCGGGGCAGCAGGGCAGCGCTGCATGGCCCTCTCCACGGCCATCCTGGTGGGCGAGGCCCGCAGCTGGCTGCCTGAACTGGTGGATCGTGCAAAAGCTCTGCGAGTTAATGCAG GGGACCAGGCAGGTGTGGACGTGGGGCCCCTGATCTCCCCTCAGGCCAAGGAAAGGGTCAACAGCCTGATTCAGAGTGGGGTGGATGAGGGAGCTCAGCTGCTGCTCGACGGCAGGAATGTCAAAGTCCAGGGCTATGAGAATGGCAACTTTGTGGGGCCCACCATCATTTGCAATGTCACA CCCCAGATGAAGTGCTATACTGAGGAGATCTTTGGGCCTGTCCTGGTTGTACTGGAGGCTGAATCCTTGGATGACGCCATCAGCCTTGTTAACAATAACCCTTATGGCAATGGCACAGCTATCTTCACCACCAACGGAGCCACAGCACGCAAATACACTCACAAGGTGGATGTAGGCCAG ATTGGGGTGAATGTTCCCATCCCTGTTCCTCTGCCCATGTTCTCCTTCACTGGCTCAAGAGGTTCCTTCAGAGGAGACACCAACTTCTACGGCAAACAA GGCATCCAGTTTTACACACAGATCAAAACTGTTACTTCACAATGGAAGGCCGAAGACTCAACCGTGAAAACCCCTGCAGTTTCCATGCCAACCATGGGACGCTAA
- the LOC112261768 gene encoding maleylacetoacetate isomerase isoform X1, protein MRLSLACLKKPILHGYFRSSCSWRVRIAFALKGIEFDQVPVNLIKDGGQQLTDQYKALNSMQQVPAVQIDGITLSQSLAVIQYIEETRPGPRLLPTDPKKRAQVRMISDLIASGIQPVQNLYVLQKIGAEKLQWAQHFIQRGFEALEPILKETASKYCVGDEISMADICLVPQVYNAERFKVDVDQFPTIKRLNQTLMKVEAFKVSHPSCQPDTPADICT, encoded by the exons ATGCGGCTCTCACTCGCATGCCTCAAAAAG CCCATTCTTCATGGATATTTCAGGAGTTCATGTTCTTGGAGGGTTCGAATTG CTTTTGCTCTGAAAGGTATTGAATTTGACCAAGTCCCAGTCAATCTTATCAAAGATGGGGGTCAGCAG CTTACAGACCAATACAAGGCGTTAAACTCTATGCAACAAGTGCCTGCTGTCCAAATTGATGGCATCACCCTGTCTCAGTCG CTGGCAGTGATCCAGTACATTGAggagaccagaccaggacccaGGCTTCTCCCTACAGACCCAAAGAAGCGTGCCCAGGTGCGCATGATCTCTGACCTCATCGCCTCCGGGATCCAACCTGTGCAG AATTTGTATGTGCTACAGAAGATTGGAGCAGAGAAGTTGCAGTGGGCGCAACATTTCATCCAAAGAGGTTTTGAAG CCTTGGAGCCCATTCTGAAAGAGACGGCAAGCAAGTACTGTGTAGGGGACGAG ATCTCCATGGCAGACATCTGTCTCGTCCCTCAAGTCTATAATGCTGAACG GTTCAAAGTGGACGTTGATCAGTTCCCAACTATCAAAAGGCTAAACCAAACCTTAATGAAGGTAGAGGCTTTCAAAGTGAGTCATCCATCTTGCCAACCAGACACACCTGCTGACATATGTACATGA
- the LOC112261765 gene encoding methylmalonate-semialdehyde dehydrogenase [acylating], mitochondrial isoform X2 — MATTVMRSLLKKWVPLQVRHMCYSSSVPTTKLFINGKFVESKTSEWLDIHNPATNEVIARVPKATQEEMLSAVDSCSQSYHSWSETSILARQQIFLRYQQLIKDNIKELARSITLEQGKTLADAEGDVFRGLQVVEHTCSITSLMLGETLPSITKDMDTYTYRLPIGVCAGIAPFNFPAMIPLWMFPMGMVCGNTYLLKPSERVPACTMLLAKMLQDAGMPDGTLNIIHGQHDAVNFICDHPAIKAISFVGSNQAGEYIYERGSKNGKRVQSNMGAKNHGVVMPDANKETTLNQLVGAAFGAAGQRCMALSTAILVGEARSWLPELVDRAKALRVNAGDQAGVDVGPLISPQAKERVNSLIQSGVDEGAQLLLDGRNVKVQGYENGNFVGPTIICNVTPQMKCYTEEIFGPVLVVLEAESLDDAISLVNNNPYGNGTAIFTTNGATARKYTHKVDVGQIGVNVPIPVPLPMFSFTGSRGSFRGDTNFYGKQGIQFYTQIKTVTSQWKAEDSTVKTPAVSMPTMGR, encoded by the exons ATGGCAACGACTGTAATGAGGTCACTGTTGAAGAAATGG GTACCTCTTCAGGTCAGGCACATGTGTTACTCCTCCTCAGTG CCCACCACAAAGTTGTTTATTAATGGGAAGTTCGTTGAATCCAAGACTTCAGAATGGTTAGATATTCACAATCCG GCCACCAACGAGGTGATAGCCCGCGTCCCCAAGGCTACACAGGAAGAGATGCTGTCTGCTGTGGACTCCTGCTCACAGTCCTACCACTCCTGGTCTGAAACCTCCATCTTGGCACGCCAACAGATCTTTCTGCGCTATCAGCAGCTTATCAAGGACAACATT AAAGAGCTTGCCAGGAGCATTACTCTGGAGCAGGGCAAGACCCTGGCAGATGCAGAAGGGGATGTGTTCAGAGGATTGC AGGTGGTGGAGCACACATGCAGCATCACCTCCCTGATGCTGGGGGAGACTCTGCCCTCCATCACAAAAGACATGGACACCTACACCTACCGCCTGCCCATCGGGGTGTGTGCCGGCATCGCCCCCTTCAACTTCCCCGCCATGATCCCTCTGTGGATGTTCCCCATGGGCATGGTGTGTGGCAACACCTACCTGCTGAAGCCCTCAGAGCGGGTGCCAGCCTGCACCATGCTGTTGGCCAAGATGCTGCAGGATGCTGGGATGCCAGACGGGACCCTGAACATCATCCATGGCCAGCACGACG CTGTCAACTTCATCTGTGATCATCCGGCCATCAAGGCTATCAGCTTTGTGGGCTCTAACCAAGCCGGAGAGTACATCTATGAGAGGGGATCTAAAAATGGCAAGAGAGTACAGTCCAACATG GGAGCAAAGAACCATGGTGTGGTGATGCCTGATGCAAATAAGGAGACCACTCTGAACCAGCTGGTGGGTGCAGCTTTCGGGGCAGCAGGGCAGCGCTGCATGGCCCTCTCCACGGCCATCCTGGTGGGCGAGGCCCGCAGCTGGCTGCCTGAACTGGTGGATCGTGCAAAAGCTCTGCGAGTTAATGCAG GGGACCAGGCAGGTGTGGACGTGGGGCCCCTGATCTCCCCTCAGGCCAAGGAAAGGGTCAACAGCCTGATTCAGAGTGGGGTGGATGAGGGAGCTCAGCTGCTGCTCGACGGCAGGAATGTCAAAGTCCAGGGCTATGAGAATGGCAACTTTGTGGGGCCCACCATCATTTGCAATGTCACA CCCCAGATGAAGTGCTATACTGAGGAGATCTTTGGGCCTGTCCTGGTTGTACTGGAGGCTGAATCCTTGGATGACGCCATCAGCCTTGTTAACAATAACCCTTATGGCAATGGCACAGCTATCTTCACCACCAACGGAGCCACAGCACGCAAATACACTCACAAGGTGGATGTAGGCCAG ATTGGGGTGAATGTTCCCATCCCTGTTCCTCTGCCCATGTTCTCCTTCACTGGCTCAAGAGGTTCCTTCAGAGGAGACACCAACTTCTACGGCAAACAA GGCATCCAGTTTTACACACAGATCAAAACTGTTACTTCACAATGGAAGGCCGAAGACTCAACCGTGAAAACCCCTGCAGTTTCCATGCCAACCATGGGACGCTAA
- the LOC112233182 gene encoding basal body-orientation factor 1-like isoform X1: MPKKKGKNGKKSKGKGKKEGKHESKADKESDIEKAKANAALWEARLDVTEHSRVEYREATRRLARANEELTNQQYRAEKDTVDIIAFLKRKDAEKEEKITRLEGQLKSKKKQALEENEQLVAEYTLKINELEEKFEKRSNEFRMIQGELKTIKEFRKKKAQMEQELNSIKESMYIADREHKESLARMEHKFFSEKVRLEKEAEQRIAQLAERAHNEAIVQLDDASRSVFKENVRLSEALSCHMKEVDDLRKMTVSLAEENTSLALHKETSQLMMKENVSQVRAQNEEIAELRGKVGTLEQALGLMVGEFERDKEETQNRALVSTQAGQVELDKLQKVLAMREKEMGRVKRLARSIVEQRTELECFFQEALGQVKQEIQASRLQYRQEALEAYRRRMSEARSGKKEYPRIRTFHKTPHSSNSVYTDLEEAEKWNNLQSNKVDISELTWEQKEKVLRLLFAKMNGQKASRKLSQPLALSASPERNQNNIDPGITEETSHVTFITQAPLSNLPSNPSALPDIQTT, translated from the exons ATGCCCAAGAAGAAAGGAAAAAATGGAAAGAAAAGTAAAGG AAAAGGAAAAAAAGAAGGCAAACATGAGTCAAAAGCCGATAAAGAGTCTGACATTGAGAAGGCAAAGGCCAATGCTGCTCTTTGGGAAGCCAGGCTGGATGTCACTGAACACTCGCGCGTGGAGTACCGTGAAGCTACCCGCAGGTTGGCACGAGCCAATGAAGAGCTCACTAACCAGCAGTATCGTGCAGAGAAGGACACAGTTGACATAATTGCCTTCTTGAAGAGGAAAGATGCTGAGAAAGAAGAAAAG attacAAGGCTAGAGGGACAacttaaaagtaaaaaaaaacaagcccttgaagaaaatgaacaactg GTTGCAGAATACACTCTTAAAATCAATGAGCTGGAGGAGAAGTTTGAGAAGAGATCCAATGAGTTCAGGATGATCCAGGGTGAACTGAAGACTATCAAGGAGTTTCGGAAAAAGAAAGCCCAGATGGAGCAGGAGCTCAATAGT ATTAAAGAAAGCATGTACATTGCAGACAGAGAGCACAAGGAAAGCCTAGCTAGAATGGAGCACAAATTCTTCAGTGAAAAG GTTCGCCTAGAGAAAGAGGCCGAGCAGAGGATCGcccagctggctgagagggcccacAATGAAGCCATTGT TCAGTTGGATGATGCGTCACGCTCAGTGTTCAAGGAGAACGTTCGTCTCAGCGAGGCACTCAGCTGCCATATGAAGGAGGTAGATGACCTGAGGAAGATGACTGTGTCATTGGCTGAGGAAAACACCTCCCTGGCACTGCATAAG GAGACCAGTCAGCTGATGATGAAGGAGAATGTGTCCCAGGTAAGGGCCCAGAATGAGGAGATAGCAGAGCTTAGGGGGAAGGTGGGGACCTTGGAGCAAGCCCTGGGGCTCATGGTGGGGGAGTttgagagagacaaggaggagacGCAGAACCGAGCCCTGGTCAGCACCCAGGCCGGCCAGGTGGAGCTGGATAAGCTGCAGAAGGTGCTGGccatgagggagaaggagatggggcGAGTGAAGCGGCTGGCACGCAGCATCGTGGAGCAGCGCACAGAGCTGGAGTGCTTCTTTCAGGAGGCTTTGGGCCAGGTGAAGCAAGAGATCCAGGCCAGCCGGTTGCAGTACAGGCAGGAGGCCCTAGAGGCCTACCGCAGGAGGATGAGTGAGGCTCGGTCAGGCAAGAAGGAGTACCCCCGCATCCGCACCTTCCACAAAACCCCTCACAGCAGCAACAGTGTCTATACCGACCTGGAAGAGGCAGAGAAGTG GAATAATCTCCAGAGCAACAAGGTTGACATCTCTGAACTCACATGGGAGCAGAAGGAGAAAGTGCTTAGACTGCTGTTTGCCAAAATGAACGGACAGAAAGCAAG CAGGAAACTGAGTCAACCTTTGGCGTTGTCTGCGTCCCCAGAGAGGAATCAGAACAACATTGATCCCGG AATTACAGAGGAGACATCCCATGTGACCTTCATCACCCAGGCACCTTTGTCCAACCTGCCCTCGAACCCCAGCGCCCTGCCGGATATCCAGACCACATGA
- the LOC112261768 gene encoding maleylacetoacetate isomerase isoform X2, which yields MATQTKPILHGYFRSSCSWRVRIAFALKGIEFDQVPVNLIKDGGQQLTDQYKALNSMQQVPAVQIDGITLSQSLAVIQYIEETRPGPRLLPTDPKKRAQVRMISDLIASGIQPVQNLYVLQKIGAEKLQWAQHFIQRGFEALEPILKETASKYCVGDEISMADICLVPQVYNAERFKVDVDQFPTIKRLNQTLMKVEAFKVSHPSCQPDTPADICT from the exons ATGGCAACTCAAACAAAG CCCATTCTTCATGGATATTTCAGGAGTTCATGTTCTTGGAGGGTTCGAATTG CTTTTGCTCTGAAAGGTATTGAATTTGACCAAGTCCCAGTCAATCTTATCAAAGATGGGGGTCAGCAG CTTACAGACCAATACAAGGCGTTAAACTCTATGCAACAAGTGCCTGCTGTCCAAATTGATGGCATCACCCTGTCTCAGTCG CTGGCAGTGATCCAGTACATTGAggagaccagaccaggacccaGGCTTCTCCCTACAGACCCAAAGAAGCGTGCCCAGGTGCGCATGATCTCTGACCTCATCGCCTCCGGGATCCAACCTGTGCAG AATTTGTATGTGCTACAGAAGATTGGAGCAGAGAAGTTGCAGTGGGCGCAACATTTCATCCAAAGAGGTTTTGAAG CCTTGGAGCCCATTCTGAAAGAGACGGCAAGCAAGTACTGTGTAGGGGACGAG ATCTCCATGGCAGACATCTGTCTCGTCCCTCAAGTCTATAATGCTGAACG GTTCAAAGTGGACGTTGATCAGTTCCCAACTATCAAAAGGCTAAACCAAACCTTAATGAAGGTAGAGGCTTTCAAAGTGAGTCATCCATCTTGCCAACCAGACACACCTGCTGACATATGTACATGA
- the LOC112233182 gene encoding basal body-orientation factor 1-like isoform X2, which translates to MPKKKGKNGKKSKGKGKKEGKHESKADKESDIEKAKANAALWEARLDVTEHSRVEYREATRRLARANEELTNQQYRAEKDTVDIIAFLKRKDAEKEEKITRLEGQLKSKKKQALEENEQLVAEYTLKINELEEKFEKRSNEFRMIQGELKTIKEFRKKKAQMEQELNSIKESMYIADREHKESLARMEHKFFSEKVRLEKEAEQRIAQLAERAHNEAIVQLDDASRSVFKENVRLSEALSCHMKEVDDLRKMTVSLAEENTSLALHKETSQLMMKENVSQVRAQNEEIAELRGKVGTLEQALGLMVGEFERDKEETQNRALVSTQAGQVELDKLQKVLAMREKEMGRVKRLARSIVEQRTELECFFQEALGQVKQEIQASRLQYRQEALEAYRRRMSEARSGKKEYPRIRTFHKTPHSSNSVYTDLEEAEKWNNLQSNKVDISELTWEQKEKVLRLLFAKMNGQKARKLSQPLALSASPERNQNNIDPGITEETSHVTFITQAPLSNLPSNPSALPDIQTT; encoded by the exons ATGCCCAAGAAGAAAGGAAAAAATGGAAAGAAAAGTAAAGG AAAAGGAAAAAAAGAAGGCAAACATGAGTCAAAAGCCGATAAAGAGTCTGACATTGAGAAGGCAAAGGCCAATGCTGCTCTTTGGGAAGCCAGGCTGGATGTCACTGAACACTCGCGCGTGGAGTACCGTGAAGCTACCCGCAGGTTGGCACGAGCCAATGAAGAGCTCACTAACCAGCAGTATCGTGCAGAGAAGGACACAGTTGACATAATTGCCTTCTTGAAGAGGAAAGATGCTGAGAAAGAAGAAAAG attacAAGGCTAGAGGGACAacttaaaagtaaaaaaaaacaagcccttgaagaaaatgaacaactg GTTGCAGAATACACTCTTAAAATCAATGAGCTGGAGGAGAAGTTTGAGAAGAGATCCAATGAGTTCAGGATGATCCAGGGTGAACTGAAGACTATCAAGGAGTTTCGGAAAAAGAAAGCCCAGATGGAGCAGGAGCTCAATAGT ATTAAAGAAAGCATGTACATTGCAGACAGAGAGCACAAGGAAAGCCTAGCTAGAATGGAGCACAAATTCTTCAGTGAAAAG GTTCGCCTAGAGAAAGAGGCCGAGCAGAGGATCGcccagctggctgagagggcccacAATGAAGCCATTGT TCAGTTGGATGATGCGTCACGCTCAGTGTTCAAGGAGAACGTTCGTCTCAGCGAGGCACTCAGCTGCCATATGAAGGAGGTAGATGACCTGAGGAAGATGACTGTGTCATTGGCTGAGGAAAACACCTCCCTGGCACTGCATAAG GAGACCAGTCAGCTGATGATGAAGGAGAATGTGTCCCAGGTAAGGGCCCAGAATGAGGAGATAGCAGAGCTTAGGGGGAAGGTGGGGACCTTGGAGCAAGCCCTGGGGCTCATGGTGGGGGAGTttgagagagacaaggaggagacGCAGAACCGAGCCCTGGTCAGCACCCAGGCCGGCCAGGTGGAGCTGGATAAGCTGCAGAAGGTGCTGGccatgagggagaaggagatggggcGAGTGAAGCGGCTGGCACGCAGCATCGTGGAGCAGCGCACAGAGCTGGAGTGCTTCTTTCAGGAGGCTTTGGGCCAGGTGAAGCAAGAGATCCAGGCCAGCCGGTTGCAGTACAGGCAGGAGGCCCTAGAGGCCTACCGCAGGAGGATGAGTGAGGCTCGGTCAGGCAAGAAGGAGTACCCCCGCATCCGCACCTTCCACAAAACCCCTCACAGCAGCAACAGTGTCTATACCGACCTGGAAGAGGCAGAGAAGTG GAATAATCTCCAGAGCAACAAGGTTGACATCTCTGAACTCACATGGGAGCAGAAGGAGAAAGTGCTTAGACTGCTGTTTGCCAAAATGAACGGACAGAAAGCAAG GAAACTGAGTCAACCTTTGGCGTTGTCTGCGTCCCCAGAGAGGAATCAGAACAACATTGATCCCGG AATTACAGAGGAGACATCCCATGTGACCTTCATCACCCAGGCACCTTTGTCCAACCTGCCCTCGAACCCCAGCGCCCTGCCGGATATCCAGACCACATGA